From a region of the Primulina eburnea isolate SZY01 chromosome 7, ASM2296580v1, whole genome shotgun sequence genome:
- the LOC140836395 gene encoding uncharacterized protein codes for MAIEVFPDSPSLGMSPRISFSHDLSQTDIVPIEQYIRSGSSSSIEFDFCVFRECFDQESSSADELFFEGKILPIEIKKRLAPPRTDCDRPRHPPLPAFPPPQPSQLSHKTNKDTSTHEARQCPNPESDEKRSSFWSFKRSTSLNCGSGYARTLCPLPLLSRSNSTGSTASSKRASLSNNQRQNFVKNSTNSHLKQSQLPSAAASNTYHRPPLKRTNHRYNNNGGIKINPVLNVPHANLFGLGSIFSGGKDKIKKKYNH; via the coding sequence ATGGCCATTGAAGTTTTTCCCGACAGCCCCAGCCTGGGGATGAGTCCTCGGATCTCTTTCTCACATGATCTTTCCCAGACAGACATCGTACCGATCGAACAATACATTCGATCCGGTTCTTCATCCAGCATCGAATTTGATTTCTGCGTTTTTCGCGAATGCTTCGATCAAGAATCATCCTCCGCCGACGAGCTTTTCTTCGAGGGAAAGATCCTCCCGATCGAGATCAAGAAAAGACTAGCCCCACCGAGAACAGACTGTGACCGACCACGTCACCCGCCGTTACCAGCATTTCCTCCCCCGCAACCATCTCAGCTTTCTCACAAAACCAACAAAGACACATCTACCCACGAAGCAAGACAGTGCCCAAATCCAGAGTCTGACGAGAAGAGATCATCATTCTGGAGCTTCAAGCGAAGCACCAGCTTAAACTGCGGCAGTGGCTACGCGCGGACCCTTTGCCCGCTGCCGCTTTTATCCCGCAGCAATTCCACAGGCTCAACTGCGAGCTCGAAACGCGCGTCACTATCGAATAACCAGAGGCAGAATTTCGTCAAGAACTCCACAAACAGTCATCTAAAACAATCCCAGCTTCCGTCTGCTGCTGCTTCAAATACCTACCATAGGCCGCCGTTGAAGAGGACGAATCATCGGTACAACAACAACGGGGGGATCAAGATCAACCCAGTTTTGAACGTTCCTCACGCAAATCTTTTCGGTTTGGGGTCCATCTTTTCCGGCGGAAAAGACAAGATCAAGAAGAAGTATAATCATTAA